The DNA region TATATTATCAGAACATCCATTGCGGAAAGAATAAAAACAGGTAAGAAAACTTTTGCATTCAAGCAGTTATTAAACACTCTTGATACAAATCTGCACAGACTGAATACAGAGGCTTCTGAAAAAACAAAAGTAGCTGTAATCATGGGTGGTTATTCTTCCGAAAGACATATCTCCGTAGAAAGCGGAAGGAACATCTTTGAGAAACTGGCCTCCAGCAAGAAATATGAGCCTGTACCGATTTTCCTCACAGGAAATGAAGACTCGCACAAATTGTATCTTATCCCTGTAAACATCATGCTGAAAGACAATGCAGATGATATCAGAGACAAAGTCCTTGCTGCGGATTCAAAATCCAAACATCCTGTTATACAGAAAGTAATCACTGAAGCGAAAGATATCACTGTTAAATATACAGGTAATGCCATTCTTGAGCCCAGAGAAATCAGCTATCCGGAACTGGCGGAAAAAGTTGATTCGGTATTTATTGCATTACATGGAAGACCCGGAGAAGATGGTGTAGTTCAAAGTAATCTGGAGAAATTCGGTGTTCCATACAATGGATCAGGAGTTGAAAGCTCTAAGATTACCATTAATAAATATGAGACAAATAAACTTCTCAGAGAAAATGGTGTAAAGGTTGCCAATCATAAACTCGTATTCAAAAATGAGTGGGCAGATAACTATGAAACTCTTATTAAAGAAATCGAAAGCACTTTTCAATATCCTATCATAGCAAAGCCAGCTGACGATGGTTGCAGCTCTGCGGTAAAGAAAATTAACAACCTGGAAGAACTGACAGCTTATGCAAAATTGATCTTTGCATGGGATGATTTAAAAGATTCAGAGTCTTCAAGAACTTTAAAACTAAAGTACAACGAAGAGTTTCCCTGCAAAAACTATTTTCTGATAGAAGATCTTGTAAGCAAGGGTGATGCAAAACATTTCCTTGAAGTTACAGGAGGTTTACTTACCAGATTTAATGCAAGCGGGGAAATTGAATATGAAATGTTTGAACCTAGTGAAACCCTGGCTACCGGAGATGTCCTTTCTCTTGAGGAGAAATTTCTTGCCGGTGAAGGTCAGAATATAACACCAGCCAGATACAGCAAAGATCCTGAAGCTCAGAAATATATTTCGTCCCAGGTAAGAACTGAACTGCAAAGAGCTGCAAAAATTCTTAATATTCAGGGATATGCCCGTATTGATGCATTCGTTAAAATATATGATGATAACAGAGCAGAGACAATAGTTATAGAGGTAAACTCGTTGCCAGGTATGACTCCGGCAACCTGTATTTTCCACCAGACTGCGATCAACGGTTATAAGCCTTATGATTTCATTGACAAAATACTTACATTCGGAATTGAAAGAAATAACAGAAAAGTTTTAATATAAATGATTTTTAAAGCAAACTCCTGGAAGCACATAGTCATTCATGTGATCATCATTGCAGTATTATTTTTCGGACTGTTGGCCATGTTCTTTTACTTCTATCTCCCTTCTGCCACGAAGCATGGGGAAAGCATAACAGTACCCAAACTAACCGGAATGACTGTAGCGGAACTTGACGAATTTCTTTCATCCAGAAACCTGAGATACCAAATCAATGACTCTACTTATGTAAGCGGAAGCAAGCCACATACTGTCCTTTCCCAACACCCACTTGAAGGATCAAAAGTAAAAGATGGCAGAAAGATTTATATTTCTGTAAGCTCTTTGAATCCCCCAAAAGTTAAAATGCCTAACCTTGTAGACCTTTCCCTGAAAAGTGCCGAAATGATGCTTAAAGGTTATGATCTTATTCTTGCCGGAACACAATATGTGCCAAGCCCATACTCAAATGTGGTAATAGACCAGTTGGTGGACGGAAAGCATATCGAACATGGTGCACCAGTATCAAAAGGAACCAAAGTAACATTAATGGTAGGAAATGGAACCGGGACAGAAGAAAAAGAAATACCTGATCTGATAGGAATGCCTCTGGATGAAGCCAGAGTTTTACTTGCCGGAACGGGACTTTCCATTTCAGAAAAAGCTGACCCTGAATCCACAGAGCCGGAAGGAACAGTAATCAGACAAAAACCTGCTGCCGGAGAAAAATTAAAAATAGGAGAAATCGTTGATGTATGGGTAGCCGGTCAACCGACTACATTGACTCGTTAAAATTATCTATATGCTAAAAAGCTTTATAAGATCTCCATTTTTCTTTTTCCTTTTTTCTTTTTTCTTGTTCAATGAAAATACCTGGGGGCAGATCTTTATCCGCCCCCTCGAATTCGATCCTTCAAGAGGATTAAATAAAAATGCAAGAGTAGCTGCTATTAATGACACGCTCTCTTTACCCTTCTTCGAAGATTTTTCTCAAAACAATACAGGTACGCCTGATCTGTCCAGATGGGAATCTGGAAGTGGAACTTTTATCTCCCAGGATTACGCCATGAATCCTCCGAGTGTAAAAGTAGCAACTTTTGATGGTCTCAATTCTGAAGGAATGCCATATAATTTTTCTATACCAACGGCAGAGGGAAAAACAGACGACCTTACCTCCAGACCAATAAATCTTCAGACATTAACGCCAGCAGACTCAGTCATGCTGAGTTTTTATTGGCAAAACTCAGGTTTCGGAGACCCTTCTGAAAATAAAATTGATTCCCTGAGACTTGAATTTAAAAATGCAAAAAAAGAATGGAAAAAAGTCTGGTCTAAAAAACCTCCGATTGCTGATAAATCAAATTTCTTTCAGGAAATTATTCCGCTAACAGACTCCTCTTTCTTCCATGGTGGCTTTCAGTTTCGCTTTACTTCCTATGGAAGACAAAGCGGATCTTTTGATATCTGGAATATAGATTACATCATCCTGGATGCCAACAGAACTCAAAGTGATACATTATATCCGGATGCTGCCCCTATAACCTTACCTACCTCCTTACTTAAAAATTATCAGTCAATGCCGGTAAATCAATTTGTAGCTGGTGGAGGAAGTGCAATAGCATCATCAAGCAATGTACGTGTTCATAATATGGGTATTACCCGAACTCCTACCTATACGAGTTATGCAATTGATAAAACCACTGAAAACATCCTTCAGACTCGAAACCTGCAGGGAGCTTTGATTGGCCCTTTTGCTCAGGCAACTATCGCATGGGATCTTGATGATATTAATATAACGGAAACATATGAACCTGTTTACATCAATCAATGCTTTGCTATTCACGCAAAGGATACTATTGAAAAAGGAATTGATTACAGAGTAAATGACAGTATATGCAGAAGTACGGCTTTATCCGATTATTTTGCTTATGATGATGGCACTGCTGAATTTTATGTAGGCTCTAACTCTGCAGGATCAAGATTCGCCTTGAAGTTCGGTTTAAACCAACCTGATACCATCACCGATATAGAAATTTATATTCCAAGAGTTGGAATCTCATTTGACAAACAACCTCTCAGATTGCATGTCTGGAAATCTATAAGTCCTGGCACTAACAATGAAGAGATCATATCATCACAAGAAATTATTATTGAATACACAAGTCTCAATACTTATAAGAGATATCAGCTGACAAATCCGGTATTATTAACAGATTCCTTCTATGTTGGATATCGCCAGAATTTTGGTAATACTTATCAGCTGGGAATTGGCTTTGACAAGAATAATGATAACCAGGATAAAATGTATGTAAATCTTGGAAACGTTTGGGAACATTTTGACAGAGCTGCCGGCACTATCATGATCAGACCCGTCTTTGGAAAAGGATTTCCTGTTGGGAATAAACCTCCTGTACAAGAGCTTGAAGCTTCTGTTTTCCCAAATCCAAGCGCAGGGCTCATTAATATCTTTGGTAAAATCTCCAAAGCAACATTATATGATTTGTCTGGCCGTGTAATGGCTGAGCAGCTTTACGATAATTATACTTTTTCAGAAAACACGATGGATATAAGCCATCTGAATAATGGTCTTTACCTCCTTTACCTTACTGACGGCAATGCGCTGACTGTTAAAAAGGTATTACTCAACAAATAAATTTTCTATTCAATCATTAAAGGCTGGGGAGAAAAGCAGATTATAAAAATAATCAAAGCTACCCAGCCTAATATTTTTCTTGAGGTACTTAATGGTTCTTCTATTTCTGCCGGTGGGTGATATATACCCAGAAAACGCCCGAACAATAATGCAAATACCAAATAACCTATAGCACCCTGAATGGTTGGCCACATTATACTAAGGAAAAACTGCAGTGTAAATATAACAGTGGCAATTAAAAAATTAGTGACTTTGCTTTCGCTGACCTTGGAAAATATCACATAAAGGATAAACAGGTAAAAAGGAGCAAATCCAATAAAGTTTTCAAATGAACCTAAGGGTACGTAACTTCCAAAAACATTATCATTGGAAAAAATTCCTAATCCACCTATAAATACAAATAAGGTAAAGATTACAGGAGTTATCTGCCTTTGTCTTTTAGCTCCCACCAGTCCATACAAAATATGCCCACCATCTGTCTGCCCTATTGGCAGCAAATTAAGCGCAGTAAAGAATAATGCCCAGAAACCGGCAAAAAGAAATGGATAATGAATCAGTTCATAAGCATTAGGCACTGCTAAAGGATCAGGTGCAACATATTCCTTGAAAAACTTAAACAGGAGATTATCTCCTAATTTGTAATTGACAACATTTGGGTCTGGATTTTTTTGAGTGTAGACAAATTTTTCATATTCCAGACCATATTGTTCATATTCAGGATGAATGGTAAAAATATGTTCACGCGAAGGCAAATGGGTAAAGCCGTAAAACAACAATATCAAAGCAGCAACAAATCCAGCCAGTGGTCCAGCAATACCAATATCGAAGATTTCCTTTTTAGACCCCAGCTTACTTTTAATCCTTATAAAAGCTCCGAGTGTGCCTATAAAAGTGATAAATGGTATGAAATAAGGCAGTGTTACCTTTACTTTATACAATCTGGCTGTTATATAATGTCCGAATTCATGAATGGTAAGTATACCAAGAAATGGGATAGAAAAATATAATCCCTGTAATATCGCTTCAAAGCTATCAGACTTTGAAGATGTAAAGGTATAACCTGCTAAAGTTGTAGTAGTTAAAGTTGCAACAAATAGGAAAAACTGAATCAGGTATGTTTTAATTTTTTCTTTACGCATCTTTCAATAAATCTAAAATCGTCAATGGGTGATTTACCCATAAGCTTGTAATTCCCACCCTTTCAGATGCTTTTATATTATCTAAATTATCATCAAGGAAGATTGTTTCGGAGACCTTTAAGTCTTTGTCTTTCAAAACATACTCATAAATGGCTACATCCGGTTTTCTTAACAAAACCTCATGAGAATAATATACCTTTTCAAAAATCTTATCCAGATTCGGGGTACCGGTAGTTTTATGCAATATAGCATTTACACCCTTTATATGGATTGCATTGGTATTGCTCAGTATAAATAATCTGTATTTGTTTTTCAGCTTTAATATCAAATTTATTCTTTCCTGAGGGATATCCAGAAGCAAGGCATTCCAGGCATTGTCGATCTGATCATCTGACAACTGACTTCCGAACTCCTCCCTGATGAGGTTTCTGAAACCGTTGTCATCTACCTCTCCTGTTTCATACCTATGCAATATTTTCTGATCTTCAAATTTCTTAAGTACCTGTAATACATCAGTATTCCCAAGTTTTGCAAATGCTTCAAAAGTTTTTTGAAAGTCAATATTGATGATTACAGCACCCAGGTCAAAAATAATATTTTTATATTCTGAAAAATTCAAATGAAAATAGTGTTTAAATGTTTGGCAATATGAATGCAAATATGTAAAATTGCACTCCCAAATTCAAGGGGGCTTATAAAAGTCTTCTTAGGGAAGGGGCCCTTAGCTCATTCGGTTAGAGCAACTGACTCATAATCAGTAGGTGGCTGGTTCGATTCCAGCAGGGCCCACAAGAGTAAAGCCTTCAATCTTACAATTGAAGGCTTTTTTATTTTGAAAATCAGCCAAAAGACTCCGACTTTCCTCCTCATAAAAAGAAATGGTTTAATTCTTACCATCTATATTCTTCATCTTTACAGAATCTTTGACCCAGATAGGCTTAGCCATAACAGATTCAGATGTATCACAGCTTAGACTTTGATGCATATTACGGATCAATCGGAAAACCTGGGGAGCGATATAATTTTTTCAAGCATAGATATTTGCAAGTCTGAATAAAAAGAAAGTTACATTTCTTACTCCTCTGAAAGCAGATCTGAAGGCTTTGATTTTTGCATTAAAAGATTCAGCAGAAGCATTGGTACTGCGGTTATCAAAGAAGTTTAAAATAGTGGGATAATGAGCTTCAATTGATCTTCTCACTGTCATGAATGATTCAAATCCTGCTTTCTCTACCTTATCATACCATTGAGCCAGTTTAGTAAAGGCTACTCTTTTATCTTTTATAGTCTGAAATATATTGCCTAACTGTATTGACAGATTGTATGCCGTTTCCAGCGATGGATAGAGTCTAAAGAGAATTTCGCCTCTGTGTATTTGTGATGGGGTCCATTTTGTTTTTGCTTTAAATAGCAAGTACCTGCTACGGGCCAACAATTGTTTCAATGAATCTCCATTTTCGTAAATATCCGGGATAAACTTTTTCCCTAATTCTTTACTGAGCTCAAACTCTTTATTCTCTTGTTCTATCGCTTCCCAGCGAAGCTGAATTCTCATTTCCTGCACTGCATCAAATGCAAGTTTCTGAACATGGAATCTATCTGTAACAAGAGTAGCTTTAGGAAATGAATATTTGACTATGTTTTCCATTGAAGCTGCCATATCCAGAGTGACTTCTTTTACTTTATGCCTTTTATAATCTGGTATCCTGTTCAGAACTTCTCGTACGGTCTGGCTATTGGTGCCTTTGATCATTGCTACCAGGCATCCCTTTTGCCCTCTGGCTTCTTTATTAGTGATAACTGTATACAACTCTCCCTGAGAAAGAGCTGTTTCATCGATACTTAAATATGGACCAAGATTATCTTCATAAAGGATCCATTGCTCGGCATGTTCTAGTTGATCCCAGCAATGAAAATTGCTAAGATGATCTCTATATTGTTCTTCCAGAAGTTTACCATCAACTCCAAAATAATCTCCTAAACTTTTACAGCTTACCGGTCTGGAATCGAGATATAACTTTTAAAAAAGCCGCGAATTCCTTTGTCATTCGCGTTCCTTTGGCTACATGTTCCCAGTTCCGATAAACAATCGATCCTTCCTCATCTTCCCACCTCCTGCGTCTGATATAAAGAAATACATCTTTGCCTCTGATTGGAAAATCCTGAACTTTTATTTCATCAAAAAAGCCCTTGCTAGTGAGCTTGCTTGTCTTAAACTCTTCTGGTTTTATGTTTTTCTCTTCAAGATAAATATTCAGTACTTCTTCTGTATGAGCAACTTTGGTTATTGAAAAGAAGTCAAGGATACCTGAAGGGAGCACTAAACTAACTAAATTATAATCTTCACTTTGCATAACTTTGTACAAAATAAAGATTTTTTAACTTTCCCCCCAGAAATTCCGATTGATCCCATATTACCAGAACTGTCTTTTATATCAATCTTCTGAAGCTCCACCTCTCCTGTAGTTCTGTTTTGACATCCGATCATAACAAGGAGCACTCCCACTATAAAGCTAAAAGAACTAGTTAATATTCGTACTGAAAATCTCTTTTCAATAAATACAAGTAAACTATTCAGCAACCTATCAGTATAAGAATGCTTTTTAGTAAGCTGATCAGATTTAAAATGACCGCAGACTCTTTGTCCTGAATTTTGTTTTAAATAATTTATTATCTCATCTTCTTTTGCATTAGTAAAATCAATTACAGCCTTATTGCATAATTCACAATGCTTCCCTTGACCTTTCGGCTTCATTTTATTCCAGTCTTCATGACAAGGCTTTTCTATTTTTATACTTTCAGACATACCATCTAGTTAACTAAATCTTCTAGCATTCAGAACAAACAATAAAGGTTGGTTTCTTAAATATAATTACACAAATATGGTATTCAAATAAAGAATCATTTTATCAAATTTTAGGTTTACTGCTACTTAATTCCAGTAAAATACATATCGGCAAGCCGATTGTACTTTAAACGATCTGACCAACATATAAATACTGCCTTCAGATCTAATATATCTTACCATTAATAGTTTCGTTGCAATTGAGCCCATTTTTTAGAAATGATGGAACTAAAGGACGAGCCCGTAGAGTTAAAGTTAAAGGTAAACCATTTCCCTATAGGTTAGATAAAAAGGATATTTGTCTTCCATACTTTTAAATGATAAATTTGGTTTAGGCTATAACCAGAGAGAAATTGAAAAGAATATTAATCATAGAAGATGACCCTGCCTTAAATAAGAATATCAAAGAAGCATTATCGGCAGAGCAAATGGAGGTTGAAACTGTTTTTGACGGACTTCTCGCTGAAAAAGTTCTAAAAAAAAGTGACTTTGATTGTGTTATACTGGATATTAATCTCCCTCACAAAAATGGTTACGAACTTTGCAAAGACTTTAGGAAACACAATACAATAACCCCTATTCTGATATTAACGGCATTCGATGAACTTGAAGATAAAGTTCAAGGCTATGACTGCGGGGCTGATGATTATCTAACAAAACCATTTTACATGAAGGAACTTATTCTAAGGGTAACTTCACTTCTGAAAAGAAGCACTTCAAATGTAAGCGTAAAAGATTCAATTTCTGCAACATTAGTTGTTGGTGATATTGTTATCCACACAAATAACAAAAAAGTTTCAAGGCAGGGAACAGAAATAACATTAACTCCAAGGGAATATCAGATATTATTGAGATTAGTATTATCTAAAGGGGAACTGGTTCCTAAAAAAGAATTAATAAAAGAAATCTGGGGAACAGCCTTTGACGCAAATACAAACACTATTGAAGTATATATAAACTTTCTCAGAAAGAAACTGGACAAACCTTTTGGAAAGGATTCAATAAAAACAAAAATAGGATTTGGATACTACTTTGACGAAAAATGAGTATTAAACAAAAGATATTATTTTACTTTTCAGTAGTAACTATAGTTATGGTTGGAGCTGCCTTCTTTTTTATCTATATGTTATTCTATGAATACCGTGCTGAAGATTTCCACCAACAGCAGAAGGAGAAAATAATTAACACATTAAAGTTCCTCACAAAAATTGAAGAGATAGATGAGGAATTGATTTCCGCTATGGATCGGATCACAATTAATGATGTTTATGCTCAAAAACTCTTTATTTTTGATAAGGATAAAAACCTCCTCTACTCAAGGTTGGATCATAAGCCCACCGATCTTACTAAGAATATTCTCTCCCGACTATCTTCCCTTAAAACAAAGGTAGAGCAGAAAAGCGGCCGTTATGATGTACTAGGAATCTATGTGGAACAAGACGGAGAAGTGTTTTATGGAATCAGTAATGCTTATGACTTGCCAGGATACCATAAGCTGAATTATCTCAAATACATTCTCTTTCTAACCTTTATGATAATCGTTCTGGTGGTTATTTTTATGTCATATTACCTTTCAAAAAAAATAACAAATCCTATCGTTGCACTTACCCGACAAATAAAAGATTTCAACTTTGAAAGTAAATATGAACCAATTGCTGTAATGGATGGCAGGAAAAATGAAGTCGCGGTTTTAGGGCAAAGGTTCAACGAATTAATGCAAAGAATGAATGAAGCATTTTCATTTCAAAAGAATGCCGTTCACCATATATCTCATGAATTAAAAACACCAATTGCAGTTTTGGTATCCAACTTTGAGAGAATTGAGAAAGAGGTAGATATTAATAAAATAAAATTTTTAATAAAAGATCAGAAAGAGGACACCGAAAACTTAAGTAAGATCATAAACTCATTGCTGGAAATTGCCAAAACGGAATCGGGCAACACTCCCAAACTGTCAAGAATACGGATTGACGAACTTATTTTTGATTTGGTTGATGAGCTCAATGTATTATACCCGGACTTTCAGTTTTCCATTAAATATTCCGAGTCTATAGAAGATGAAAGCAAGCTCACTATATTTGCTAACCTGCGTCTTTTAAAAGCTTCTTTGTCCAACATGATGATTAACTGCATCCAATATAGTGTAGATAATCTGGCAACAATTGTTATTACACCGGTAAATAAACGACTTCAAATAGATTTCATAAATAACGGTCCTGTTATAAATGAAAACGAAAGACAATATATCTACGGGCGCTATTTCAGAGGAGAAAACAGCAAAGGGAAAAGAGGATTCGGTCTGGGGCTTGTTTTTATAAAAAAGATCCTAACGATGCACGATGGAACAATTTCTTATGTAGCAAATGAAGAAGCCAATTCAAATAAATTTACCATCACACTTCCACTAAACTGATCTTAATTTTAAATATTACAACTTTATATTTGTAATAAAAAATTGAACACTCATATGCTTCGAAATTAAATATCACCTCTCCTTGCTTATATTAATAGCATTATGACATAAGGTATTCCTCTTTACAATCTATACTTTTCGTTTCCAATATTTATATATTCCAGAGATAATATCACATTAACAAAAGGCCACCAAGTTAGGACTAAATGAATTCATTTAGCATTTTTCTATCCAGCATATAATTATCAGGTATATAAATAAATATATCCCCCTGATCATTTCGAATTCAATACCACTGAAAAGCTTACTACCACTTGTGAATAAATCATACATTAATAAATCATGAAGTTGATACCATATTATAACAGTTTAATATAGAAACTTAAGGTACATCTCTGTTAACAAAAATATCATATTATAAAGATCAAGTCAAGGAACTATCTGTTTAAAAGGGAAATACAAACTAACAAATCTGCTATTCCAATTCCTTTAAGCTAATCTTTATTCATTTTAAGTTTTTTTTAAGGTCATGTCATTTACTTTTGAGGCTTAATTTGGATATCAATGAGAAATTTCAATTCAACATACCTAAAATCAGATATTTTAGCAGGTTTAGTGGTATTTTTAATAGCCCTACCTCTTTGCTTAGGAATTGCATTGGCAAGTGGAGCTCCCTTATTTTCCGGTATTATATCGGGAGTAATCGGAGGTGTTGTAGTAGGTTTTTTAAGTAAATCTCAGATAAGTGTTGCCGGACCTGCGGCAGGACTTACAGCTATAATCTTGACAGCTATTGCAACTCTTGGCTCTTTTGAAACATTATTATTGGCTGTAGTGCTGGCAGGACTGATGCAAGTAGCATTAGGCTTTGCGAAAGCCGGAAGTATTTCAAACTACTTTCCCTCAAATGTTATTGAAGGAATGCTTGCAGCAATTGGAGTTATTATTATACTAACTCAATTACCTCATGCAGTAGGTTATGATATAGCCAATGAAGGAGACTTCTTCTATATAGATAAAGAATCAAAACATACTTTATTTACCAATATTATTGATTCAGTAAACTTTTCGCATCCTGGTGCTATAATTGTAACCATTGTTTCGTTGGTTATACTTATAAGTTTCAATAAATTATCTTTTCTTAAGAAAATAAAATTTTTACCGGGAGCACTGGTTGCAGTAATTGCCGGTACAATCATCAATGAAGTTTTTAAAGCTACAGGTTCCGGTTTAATTATCAGTCAGGAACATTTGGTAAATCTTCCTATACCAGAGTCAATGAGTGATTTTATAGGGCAATTTGCCACTCCGGACATATCTCAGATTATGAACATTGATGTTTGGATCGTGGCTGCAACTATTGCAACAGTAGCGAGTATTGAAACGCTTTTATGTATTGAAGCTGCGGATAAGTTAGATCCTCTTAAAAGATTTACCAATACAAATACAGAGCTAAAAGCTCAGGGCTTCGGAAATATTCTTAGTGGTTTAATCGGAGGACTTCCAATGACTTCAGTAATCGTAAGAACATCAGCAAATGTCAATTCCGGTGGAAGAACCAAACTTGCGACTATAGCACATGGTACATTTTTAATGACAGCGGTACTGACAATACCTTTCATCTTAAATAAAATTCCTTTGGCATGTCTTGCAGGTGTTTTAATTATGATAGGTTATAAACTAGCCAACCCTTCTGTTTTCAAACATATGTGGGATAATGGTAAATTCCAGTTTATTCCATTTGTGGTTACCGTAATAGCTGTCGTAGCTACCGACCTTTTGAAGGGAGTAGGCATCGGACTTGCTGTAAGCATTTTCTTTATACTAAAGGGAAACATAAAACTTGCTTATTTTTTCAAAAAAGAAGAACATCAGGAAGGAGAAGTGATACACATTGAGCTTGCTCAGGAAGTTTCATTTCTTAATAAAGCTGCTATCAAACAGACATTGGTTCATATCCCCGCTAACAGTTCTGTAATCATAGATGCATCACATACAGTATACATAGATCATGATGTATTACAACTAATAAAAGATTTTCTGGAATTTGGTTCCAAAGATAAAAAAATCAACGTTCAATTAGTTGGATTCAGAAAGGAGTATAAAATAAATAACTCAACAAGAGTGACCTCTATAGAGGCATCCACTGAGGAAGCTGTTAATTCCTAAATTCTAACAGGAAATAATCTTTTAAAATTTAATCTATTGTCTAATATTAATGTGAAGTATATGAAAACATGCACCAAAGAAATTCAAGCTACTATAACGCCGCTTAAAGCAATTGAAATTTTAAAAGCGGGAAATATTAGATTTATAAATAATTTAAAAGCAAATCGTAACCTACTACAACAAGCAAATGATACGCGAAATGGTCAATGGCCGTTTGCGACAATTTTGAGTTGTATTGATAGCCGCACCTCTTCTGAATTAATTTTCGATCAAGGTCTCGGCGATATATTTTCAATAAGAATTGCAGGCAATATCATTAACACAGATATCCTTGGAAGCATGGAGTTTGCGTGTAAAGTTGCAGGATCAAAATTACTGGTTGTGTTGGGCCATACAAAATGCGGAGCAATAAAAGGAGCTTGCGATCATGTTGAAATGGGAAATTTATCAGAACTCCTGGCAAAGCTTCAACCTGCAGTTTATGAAGAAAAGAAGTTTACAGACGTTAAACTTAGAAATTCTTCAAATGCCGAATTTGTAGAAAATGTTGCTTCTATCAATGTTTACAGAGCAGTTAATTCGATTATATCCAGAAGTTATATATTAGAACAAATGGTTGAAAAAGGAGAAATTGCAATTATAGGCGCTATGCACAACCTTGAAACAGGTCTGGTTGAATTTTACGAAGATTCCCTGATATCAAAGGCCAGTATCACCAATGAGATTCAGGAAGTAGTTTCAAAAAGTGCTTAGTAAGTATAAGTAGCATTATTAGAATCCATAGATATATTCAGCTATAAGATAGCATCGTCACCAGGAAACATTGATTGAATCTAGTTATTATTGGAATCAATCCTTAAACTTGTTTGGTTAATTGTAGTGTCGGATCGGAAGGTCCGGCGCTTACTAACCGTTTTTTTATATTCTTCCAGCAATGATATCAACAGATATAACAAAGATTCAACAAGCTATACTAAACAGGATATCCTCAAAGAAGTAGCTTCAAGCAAATCCCATCTTTTTTCCATGCTCATATTCATTATACAGGGGATGGCTCTTCATTTTATTAATCATTTTGATTAAAAACTTAAGCATTATATCCTTTTTATCATTTTCATCTTTATATCGACCCTGAATAAGGTCTGTAGTCACATCAAAGATTAATGCATTTAATGAAGCTATTTCTGCTGGAGTAATTCCTAATGTAGCTCCTACTGATGTTAAATGGAGAGAATAATTTCTTAACCATTGAATCAATAGTTTGTCTTCT from Sporocytophaga myxococcoides includes:
- a CDS encoding T9SS type A sorting domain-containing protein, with protein sequence MLKSFIRSPFFFFLFSFFLFNENTWGQIFIRPLEFDPSRGLNKNARVAAINDTLSLPFFEDFSQNNTGTPDLSRWESGSGTFISQDYAMNPPSVKVATFDGLNSEGMPYNFSIPTAEGKTDDLTSRPINLQTLTPADSVMLSFYWQNSGFGDPSENKIDSLRLEFKNAKKEWKKVWSKKPPIADKSNFFQEIIPLTDSSFFHGGFQFRFTSYGRQSGSFDIWNIDYIILDANRTQSDTLYPDAAPITLPTSLLKNYQSMPVNQFVAGGGSAIASSSNVRVHNMGITRTPTYTSYAIDKTTENILQTRNLQGALIGPFAQATIAWDLDDINITETYEPVYINQCFAIHAKDTIEKGIDYRVNDSICRSTALSDYFAYDDGTAEFYVGSNSAGSRFALKFGLNQPDTITDIEIYIPRVGISFDKQPLRLHVWKSISPGTNNEEIISSQEIIIEYTSLNTYKRYQLTNPVLLTDSFYVGYRQNFGNTYQLGIGFDKNNDNQDKMYVNLGNVWEHFDRAAGTIMIRPVFGKGFPVGNKPPVQELEASVFPNPSAGLINIFGKISKATLYDLSGRVMAEQLYDNYTFSENTMDISHLNNGLYLLYLTDGNALTVKKVLLNK
- a CDS encoding D-alanine--D-alanine ligase family protein, yielding MKIGIFFGGQSREREISFAGGRTVYDNLNKNLFEAVPIFVDSVGDFILLDWQYIYKGTIRDFFPPFNHLPPTPHGFQIYIESLGDLTIEERENVIRQVGRRIQPDEFSKLFDFAFLALHGPYGEDGNIQGLLEWYNIPYSGSGILPSSIGINKIVQKKLMKNAGFPGPKNLYLKKADWLNETDKSTFFNHFRNELGLPFVVKAPYQGSSIGISVISKEDTQAFEKAVYRSFFMQPVSKHDWTSLSEEGKINFIRTLTDIRDGIGLPVMISGNKVNHPEHLFDQLNYHFSQSDSTLILESLDNEEEIVIEGFISGKEFSCIVVQDENGKAIALPPTEIRKGNEVFDYRSKYLPGMSRKVTPIDIPTNQIEGIRTACERLFNELNFNVYARLDGFINQEGEIFLNDPNTTSGMLPSSFFFHQAAEIGLNPSQFLTYIIRTSIAERIKTGKKTFAFKQLLNTLDTNLHRLNTEASEKTKVAVIMGGYSSERHISVESGRNIFEKLASSKKYEPVPIFLTGNEDSHKLYLIPVNIMLKDNADDIRDKVLAADSKSKHPVIQKVITEAKDITVKYTGNAILEPREISYPELAEKVDSVFIALHGRPGEDGVVQSNLEKFGVPYNGSGVESSKITINKYETNKLLRENGVKVANHKLVFKNEWADNYETLIKEIESTFQYPIIAKPADDGCSSAVKKINNLEELTAYAKLIFAWDDLKDSESSRTLKLKYNEEFPCKNYFLIEDLVSKGDAKHFLEVTGGLLTRFNASGEIEYEMFEPSETLATGDVLSLEEKFLAGEGQNITPARYSKDPEAQKYISSQVRTELQRAAKILNIQGYARIDAFVKIYDDNRAETIVIEVNSLPGMTPATCIFHQTAINGYKPYDFIDKILTFGIERNNRKVLI
- a CDS encoding PASTA domain-containing protein — encoded protein: MIFKANSWKHIVIHVIIIAVLFFGLLAMFFYFYLPSATKHGESITVPKLTGMTVAELDEFLSSRNLRYQINDSTYVSGSKPHTVLSQHPLEGSKVKDGRKIYISVSSLNPPKVKMPNLVDLSLKSAEMMLKGYDLILAGTQYVPSPYSNVVIDQLVDGKHIEHGAPVSKGTKVTLMVGNGTGTEEKEIPDLIGMPLDEARVLLAGTGLSISEKADPESTEPEGTVIRQKPAAGEKLKIGEIVDVWVAGQPTTLTR